The following is a genomic window from Aeromonas sp. FDAARGOS 1405.
TGGTTTGCCGAGCGACCCCACTACCTGCTCTGAGCGGCGTTATTTTTCTGTCATCTTCGGCTGCTACCCTGCGCCCATCATCGGCATCAGGAAGATCAGCGGGAATGAAGAATAATAGAGGGTTGACCGGGTTTGTGCTGCTCTGTGCAGTGTTGGGGGCAGGCAGTGTGCAGGCCATGGTGGACGTGAAGGTGCCGGAGAATTTCCGCATCCTCGCGGTGAGCAACGGCACCTTGCAAGACGAGCAGCATGCCACCCTGGCGGATGGCGAGCAGCAACTGCTGGTGCGCTTCGAGGGGGTGATCCCCAGTCGCAGCAGCAGCGAGAATGATCGGCAGGTACGCTCCGAGCCGCAGGTGGTGCGCTATCAGGGCAGCAATCAGCATTTGCAGCTGACGGCCAGCGTACCGGGAGACGAGCGGGGGATGCAGGCGTATGCCAAGGCTCCTGTGGTAGCGCTGCAGGAGAATGGCCGCGCGCTTGCCATCCTGCAGGATGTGCTGGTGACCAGCGGCATGCTGCTTGGGGTGGATTGGAACGGCAAACTGGCTGAATACAACCGCAGCGGCGGCAAGGCGGCGCTGACGGCCGTTGCTGTGACTACACAACCAACAGCTACGCTATCCGGTGGGGGGCAACCCGTTGTGGCAGCCAGCGAGCTGGAAGGGCAGTTGCAGCAGCTGTTCCTCAAGGCAGATCCGGCCCTGCGCAAGCGCTTTATCGGTTGGGCCGTGCCACAGCTTTAAGTTTTCTGCCCGTTGCAGTAACGTGGACACTCCTTTTTTCAGGCGCTCTGTTCATCGTACTCAACGAGGTTTTCATGTTTGAATTGCATTCACGCCTGCAGGCAGATACCCAGTGGCTCGGTGATCTGCCGCTTTGTCGAGTCCTGCTGGCCAAAGATAGTCAGTACCCCTGGCTCATTCTGGTGCCGCGTGTGGTCAATTTGCGCGAGATCCATCACCTGGCACCGGAGCAGCAGCAGCAGCTGATGCAGGAGTCTTGTGCCATCGCAGCCCTGATGGAACACTCCCTCAGCCCGGACAAGATCAACATAGGGGCGCTGGGTAATCAGGTACCGCAGTTGCATATTCACCATGTTGCCCGTTTCGCCACAGACCCCGCTTGGCCCGGTCCCATCTGGGGGGCTCATCCAGCCGTACCTTATGAATTAGACCTCCTGGTGCAGCAGGCCGACAGATGGCGTGATCGGCTCGCCAAGCTGAGTGGTTTCACCCCTGCGGCTACTGACAACGGCGTCAACTGAGAGCTGTGTCGCTATTTCAGTCTGTGGGCCGCGCCATCTGTTAGAGTTATGGTATAGATCATCCCATTTTCGATGTGCAGGAAGGTCCCATGATAGTGACAAGAGCCGACGATGATGCCGTATTGACCACAGAGGATGTATTACTGAGTCTGTGTCATTCGGTAACGGATGTATTGAGTGCGGCCACCCAGAGTCAGGTGCGTTTTTCCGGTATGGTGCAGCGGATCAGCAAGACCTGCCTCAAGCCGGATATCGGTTGTTTCGTGCTGTTCGATGGCGGCTTCTCGGGGTTGGTGGTGATCAATTTCTCTGCCGCAGCCGCCATGGAGCTTTATGAGAGCTACATGCTGAGCATGGGACTCTCCAAGGAGGATCTTGCCATCTCCCATACTTCTGACGAGGTGAGCAACGTGATGGGCGAGCTGATGAACCAGATCGTTGGCAGCTTTACCGTCAAGGTGGGCCGTGATCTGCAGACTCACATCACCCAGAACCAGCCCAAGATGCTGGCCCTCAACAAGCAGGTGATGCTGAGCGTCGATACCAATCTCGACAGTCCGGAGTCCCGACGCGTGACCTTCTTCACCGCCCGCAACAACATCTTCTATCTGGAGCTGGCGATGGACAAGACCGAGTTCATCCGCATCCACAATGAGGGGATGGAGCATGAGGAGCTGGATCCTG
Proteins encoded in this region:
- a CDS encoding DUF2057 domain-containing protein, whose amino-acid sequence is MKNNRGLTGFVLLCAVLGAGSVQAMVDVKVPENFRILAVSNGTLQDEQHATLADGEQQLLVRFEGVIPSRSSSENDRQVRSEPQVVRYQGSNQHLQLTASVPGDERGMQAYAKAPVVALQENGRALAILQDVLVTSGMLLGVDWNGKLAEYNRSGGKAALTAVAVTTQPTATLSGGGQPVVAASELEGQLQQLFLKADPALRKRFIGWAVPQL
- a CDS encoding DUF3334 family protein encodes the protein MIVTRADDDAVLTTEDVLLSLCHSVTDVLSAATQSQVRFSGMVQRISKTCLKPDIGCFVLFDGGFSGLVVINFSAAAAMELYESYMLSMGLSKEDLAISHTSDEVSNVMGELMNQIVGSFTVKVGRDLQTHITQNQPKMLALNKQVMLSVDTNLDSPESRRVTFFTARNNIFYLELAMDKTEFIRIHNEGMEHEELDPDALIAQAKQDATKPAPAAAAPASNDHDDLLDSLGI
- a CDS encoding HIT domain-containing protein, which codes for MFELHSRLQADTQWLGDLPLCRVLLAKDSQYPWLILVPRVVNLREIHHLAPEQQQQLMQESCAIAALMEHSLSPDKINIGALGNQVPQLHIHHVARFATDPAWPGPIWGAHPAVPYELDLLVQQADRWRDRLAKLSGFTPAATDNGVN